The following proteins are encoded in a genomic region of Apodemus sylvaticus chromosome 21, mApoSyl1.1, whole genome shotgun sequence:
- the Usb1 gene encoding U6 snRNA phosphodiesterase 1 isoform X1, with translation MSAAPLVGYSSSGSEDEAEAVAAGRSKPGSGLHRCGQNPLPSQKFPVPDSVLSMFPSTEEGPEDDSAKHGGRIRTFPHERGNWATHIYIPYEAKEDFQDLLDVLLPRAQMFVPRLVLMEEFHLSLSQSVVLRHHWILPFVQALKDRMASCQRFFFTANRVKIYTNQEKTRTFVGLEVSSGHAQFLDLVSQVDGVMKEFDLTTFYQDPSFHVSLAWCVGDARLQLEGQCLQELQEIVDEFEDCEMLLRVLANQVRCKSGNKFFSMPLK, from the exons ATGAGCGCGGCGCCCCTGGTGGGCTACAGCAGCAGCGGTTCCGAGGATGAAGCGGAGGCCGTCGCCGCGGGGCGGAGCAAACCGGGGTCTGGACTCCATCGTTG TGGCCAGAACCCCCTTCCCAGTCAGAAGTTTCCAGTGCCTGACAGTGTGCTGAGCATGTTCCCCAGCACAGAGGAAGGGCCTGAGGATGACAGTGCAAAGCATGGGGGTCGCATCCGAACCTTTCCCCATGAGCGCGGCAACTGGGCCACCCACATCTACATACCGT ATGAGGCGAAGGAGGACTTCCAGGATCTGCTTGATGTGCTGCTGCCCCGAGCTCAGATGTTCGTACCTCGACTGGTACTGATGGAGGAGTTCCACCTCAGCCTGTCTCAGAGCGTGGTTCTCCGGCACCACTGGATCCTCCCCTTTGTGCAGGCGCTCAAAGACCGCATGGCCTCTTGCCAAAG GTTCTTCTTTACTGCCAACAGGGTAAAGATTTATACCAATCAAGAGAAAACCAG GACCTTTGTGGGGCTCGAGGTCAGTTCAGGGCATGCCCAGTTCCTGGACCTGGTTTCACAGGTGGACGGAGTCATGAAGGAATTTGACCTCACTACTTTCTACCAG GACCCTTCATTTCATGTCAGTCTGGCCTGGTGTGTGGGTGATGCTCGTCTCCAGCTGGAGGGACAGTGCCTGCAGGAACTACAG GAAATCGTGGATGAGTTTGAAGACTGTGAGATGCTGTTACGTGTGCTGGCCAACCAGGTCCGCTGCAAGTCCGGGAACAAATTCTTCTCGATGCCTTTGAAGTGA
- the Usb1 gene encoding U6 snRNA phosphodiesterase 1 isoform X2, translating into MGPEPPSGQNPLPSQKFPVPDSVLSMFPSTEEGPEDDSAKHGGRIRTFPHERGNWATHIYIPYEAKEDFQDLLDVLLPRAQMFVPRLVLMEEFHLSLSQSVVLRHHWILPFVQALKDRMASCQRFFFTANRVKIYTNQEKTRTFVGLEVSSGHAQFLDLVSQVDGVMKEFDLTTFYQDPSFHVSLAWCVGDARLQLEGQCLQELQEIVDEFEDCEMLLRVLANQVRCKSGNKFFSMPLK; encoded by the exons ATGGGACCCGAGCCTCCCAG TGGCCAGAACCCCCTTCCCAGTCAGAAGTTTCCAGTGCCTGACAGTGTGCTGAGCATGTTCCCCAGCACAGAGGAAGGGCCTGAGGATGACAGTGCAAAGCATGGGGGTCGCATCCGAACCTTTCCCCATGAGCGCGGCAACTGGGCCACCCACATCTACATACCGT ATGAGGCGAAGGAGGACTTCCAGGATCTGCTTGATGTGCTGCTGCCCCGAGCTCAGATGTTCGTACCTCGACTGGTACTGATGGAGGAGTTCCACCTCAGCCTGTCTCAGAGCGTGGTTCTCCGGCACCACTGGATCCTCCCCTTTGTGCAGGCGCTCAAAGACCGCATGGCCTCTTGCCAAAG GTTCTTCTTTACTGCCAACAGGGTAAAGATTTATACCAATCAAGAGAAAACCAG GACCTTTGTGGGGCTCGAGGTCAGTTCAGGGCATGCCCAGTTCCTGGACCTGGTTTCACAGGTGGACGGAGTCATGAAGGAATTTGACCTCACTACTTTCTACCAG GACCCTTCATTTCATGTCAGTCTGGCCTGGTGTGTGGGTGATGCTCGTCTCCAGCTGGAGGGACAGTGCCTGCAGGAACTACAG GAAATCGTGGATGAGTTTGAAGACTGTGAGATGCTGTTACGTGTGCTGGCCAACCAGGTCCGCTGCAAGTCCGGGAACAAATTCTTCTCGATGCCTTTGAAGTGA
- the Znf319 gene encoding zinc finger protein 319: protein MSESWQQPPQTQPQQPQAPQPQHHAETPPALAEHTLPPGTAENPLGCAVYGILLQPDPGLQPPQHAPLQAGEPGPKCGVCGHDLAHLSSPHEHQCLAGHDRSFQCTQCLKIFHQATDLLEHQCVQAEQKPFVCGVCKMGFSLLTSLAQHHSSHTGMVKCSICDKTYKPAEAAEPATTTAPSLPSAPPPANVAPVEQPEKPYSCPVCQKPFKHLSELSRHERIHTGEKPYKCTLCDKSFSQSSHLVHHKRTHSSERPYKCAVCEKTFKHRSHLVRHMYAHSGEHHLFRCNVCELHFKESSELLQHPCTPSGERPFRCGECQKAFKRPSDLRQHERTHSAERPFKCDLCPMGFKQQYALMRHRRTHKTEEPFKCGLCEKGFGQPSHLLYHQHVHTLETLFKCPVCQKGFDQSAELLRHKCLPTSTERPFKCPVCNKAYKRASALQKHQLSHCAAAEKPLRCTLCERRFFSSSEFVQHRCDPAREKPLKCPDCEKRFKYASDLQRHRRVHTGEKPYKCPNCEKAFKQREHLNKHQGVHAREQQFKCVWCGERFLDVALLQEHSAQHSAAAAAAEGAYQVAACLP, encoded by the coding sequence ATGTCAGAAAGCTGGCAGCAGCCACCGCAGACTCAGCCACAACAGCCACAGGCACCGCAGCCTCAGCACCATGCAGAGACACCACCGGCCCTGGCTGAGCACACACTGCCCCCGGGCACGGCTGAGAACCCGCTGGGCTGTGCCGTGTATGGCATCCTCCTGCAACCTGACCCGGGCCTGCAGCCCCCCCAGCATGCACCCCTCCAAGCAGGGGAACCAGGCCccaaatgtggtgtgtgtgggcaTGACCTGGCACACCTGTCCAGCCCCCATGAGCACCAGTGCCTGGCAGGCCACGACCGCTCATTTCAGTGCACACAGTGTCTCAAGATATTCCATCAGGCCACCGACCTGCTGGAGCACCAGTGTGTGCAGGCGGAGCAGAAGCCGTTTGTCTGCGGTGTCTGCAAAATGGGCTTCTCCCTGCTCACCTCGCTGGCCCAACACCACAGCTCCCACACTGGCATGGTCAAGTGCTCCATTTGTGATAAAACCTACAAGCCAGCGGAGGCTGCTGAGCCCGCCACCACTACAGCCCCGTCACTGCCCTCAGCACCTCCGCCGGCTAATGTAGCCCCCGTGGAGCAACCGGAAAAACCCTATAGCTGCCCCGTGTGCCAGAAGCCCTTCAAGCACCTGTCGGAGCTCTCCCGGCATGAGCGGATCCACACCGGAGAGAAGCCGTACAAGTGCACGCTGTGTGACAAGAGTTTTAGTCAGTCCTCTCACCTGGTGCACCACAAGCGCACACATAGCTCGGAGCGGCCCTACAAGTGCGCGGTGTGTGAGAAGACCTTCAAGCACCGCTCCCACCTGGTGCGCCACATGTACGCCCACTCGGGCGAGCACCACCTGTTCCGCTGCAACGTGTGCGAGCTGCATTTCAAAGAGTCGTCCGAGCTGCTGCAGCACCCGTGTACCCCGAGCGGCGAGCGGCCGTTCCGCTGCGGCGAGTGCCAGAAGGCCTTCAAGCGGCCGTCGGACCTGCGGCAGCACGAGCGCACGCACAGCGCCGAGAGGCCCTTCAAGTGTGACCTGTGCCCCATGGGCTTCAAGCAGCAGTACGCGCTGATGCGGCACCGGCGCACACACAAGACGGAAGAGCCCTTCAAGTGCGGCCTGTGCGAGAAGGGCTTCGGGCAGCCCAGCCACCTGCTCTACCACCAGCACGTGCACACCCTGGAGACACTCTTCAAGTGCCCGGTGTGCCAGAAGGGCTTCGACCAGTCCGCCGAGCTGCTGCGGCACAAGTGCCTGCCCACGTCCACAGAGCGGCCCTTCAAGTGCCCCGTGTGTAACAAGGCCTACAAGCGGGCATCCGCCCTGCAGAAGCACCAGCTGTCCCACTGCGCTGCCGCCGAGAAGCCTCTGCGTTGCACCCTGTGCGAGCGCCGCTTCTTTTCTTCCTCGGAGTTTGTGCAGCACCGCTGTGACCCGGCCCGGGAGAAGCCACTCAAGTGTCCGGACTGCGAGAAGCGCTTTAAGTATGCTTCAGACCTGCAGCGTCACCGGCGGGTGCACACGGGCGAGAAGCCCTACAAGTGCCCCAACTGCGAGAAAGCCTTCAAGCAGCGAGAGCACCTCAACAAGCACCAGGGTGTGCACGCCCGAGAGCAGCAGTTCAAGTGTGTGTGGTGCGGCGAGCGCTTTCTGGATGTGGCGCTGCTGCAGGAGCACAGTGCCCAGCAcagtgctgctgctgcagccgcgGAGGGCGCCTACCAGGTGGCAGCCTGCTTGCCCTAA